The Erigeron canadensis isolate Cc75 chromosome 4, C_canadensis_v1, whole genome shotgun sequence genome window below encodes:
- the LOC122596394 gene encoding uncharacterized protein LOC122596394, producing the protein MILTNTNTCFLKPKSITLLHNHQSLIIKKSSPKFTVFATSPPISMATSSTSATVPNPSLTLLFVEMGVGYDQHGQDVTKAAMKACRDAISSNSIPAFRRGSIPGISFDQMKLQIKLGVPRPLQATLDVEKVKSVFPYGKIEHVEVVDGGLICSSGVHVEEMGDKDDNCYIVNAAVYVGY; encoded by the exons ATGATCCTGACAAATACCAACACATGTTTTCTCAAACCCAAATCCATAACTCTTCTTCATAATCATCAATCccttattattaaaaaatcatcCCCAAAATTCACAGTATTTGCCACGTCACCACCTATTTCCATGGCTACCTCTTCCACGTCAGCAACAGTTCCAAACCCATCTCTTACACTCTTGTTTGTTGAAATGGGTGTTGGCTATGATCAACATGG GCAAGATGTCACAAAAGCAGCAATGAAAGCTTGTAGGGACGCCATTTCTTCTAATTCAATCCCTGCTTTTCggagag GGTCAATACCTGGCATTTCGTTTGACCAGATGAAACTACAGATAAAACTTGGAGTTCCTCGACCTCTTCAAGCCACCTTAGATGTTGAGAAAGTGAAGTCGGTTTTCCCCTA TGGGAAAATCGAGCATGTTGAAGTAGTGGATGGTGGATTAATATGTTCAAGTGGTGTGCATGTAGAAGAAATGGGCGACAAGGATGATAACTGTTACATAGTTAATGCAGCCGTATATGTTGGTTACTGA